A single window of Trueperaceae bacterium DNA harbors:
- a CDS encoding branched-chain amino acid ABC transporter permease, producing the protein MGHSSPLPGFTMDLTIFLQNLAGGLLIGGVYALVGIGLSLIFGVLRIINFAHGGFVVIGMYAAIALYGGLGIDPYLGALIALPLGFLLGLLLERTILARLVDAPPESTLLATLGLALIIQNTLQLIFGAEPKSVFVPYGTATVEFGGITLSVIQLAAMAIIIVVIVALWLFLTRTETGRAVRATSQNRLGAELVGINTLRIHGLVFATGLVLAMTAGILLIPQISVTPVITGPVFTLKAFVVTVLGGLGSVWGAIGGGLLLGVVEVFGASYISNGYRDTYGLIAFLAVLLLRPQGLFGRTVKRV; encoded by the coding sequence GTGGGGCATTCGAGCCCCCTCCCGGGTTTCACCATGGACCTGACTATCTTCCTTCAGAACCTGGCAGGCGGGCTGCTAATAGGGGGCGTGTACGCGCTCGTGGGCATCGGCCTGTCGCTCATATTCGGTGTGCTCCGGATCATCAACTTCGCCCACGGCGGCTTCGTAGTGATCGGTATGTACGCCGCCATCGCACTCTACGGCGGTCTGGGGATCGATCCCTACCTTGGCGCCCTCATCGCGCTTCCCCTCGGCTTCCTCCTGGGGCTGCTGCTCGAGCGGACGATCCTGGCCAGACTCGTCGACGCTCCGCCCGAGTCCACGCTGCTGGCTACCCTCGGCCTCGCCCTGATCATCCAGAACACACTTCAGCTGATCTTCGGCGCCGAGCCGAAGTCGGTCTTCGTTCCCTACGGCACGGCCACGGTCGAGTTCGGCGGCATCACCCTGTCGGTCATCCAGCTGGCTGCCATGGCGATAATCATCGTCGTGATCGTAGCCCTCTGGCTCTTCCTCACCAGGACCGAAACTGGCCGGGCGGTTCGGGCTACCTCTCAGAATCGCCTCGGGGCCGAGCTGGTGGGCATAAACACCCTCCGCATCCACGGTCTCGTGTTCGCCACCGGCCTGGTGCTGGCGATGACGGCCGGCATCCTGCTCATCCCGCAGATCTCGGTGACGCCGGTGATCACGGGGCCGGTGTTCACCCTCAAGGCGTTCGTCGTAACGGTCCTGGGCGGACTCGGCTCTGTCTGGGGCGCCATCGGAGGGGGCCTGCTGCTGGGCGTGGTCGAGGTGTTCGGAGCCTCCTATATATCCAACGGCTACCGCGACACCTATGGCCTGATCGCTTTCCTGGCGGTACTGCTGCTGCGTCCCCAGGGGCTTTTCGGGCGGACGGTGAAGCGGGTTTGA
- a CDS encoding branched-chain amino acid ABC transporter permease, whose protein sequence is MISEKRTSSQGRTAPRDRTTWHLVALLLLLVAVALVVPRVSGAAIVIAINVLLYAGWATSWDLLGGWTGQVSLGHAAFVGLGAYTVALFAQRLDLGLWVSVPIGALFCALLALGWGAMTFRLRGSYFVLSTIAVAEILRLVAINETWLTGGAQGIFIFSIPRLLGLDVFERSTQLFMALFFFALVLCVTLFVSRGRLGYRMRAVREDEEAAQAAGINPQRVKLTAFALSGALTGLGGAFYAVYLSFLEPHDIFFLPLSVQIALTAIIGGRGTIWGPFAGALLLVLSREMFRGVFDQANLLIYGVLILVVVLFAPRGMLGELARAAVRRRYAGDSRG, encoded by the coding sequence TTGATCTCCGAGAAGCGAACGTCCTCGCAAGGCAGGACCGCGCCGCGCGACCGCACGACCTGGCATCTCGTGGCTCTGCTGCTCCTGCTCGTCGCCGTCGCCCTCGTCGTCCCGCGGGTCTCCGGCGCCGCGATCGTAATCGCCATCAACGTGCTCCTCTATGCCGGTTGGGCTACCTCCTGGGACCTTCTGGGAGGCTGGACCGGCCAGGTTAGCCTGGGCCACGCCGCGTTCGTGGGACTGGGCGCCTATACGGTAGCGCTGTTCGCTCAGCGGCTCGACCTTGGGCTCTGGGTGAGCGTGCCGATCGGCGCCCTCTTCTGCGCACTGCTGGCCCTGGGCTGGGGGGCCATGACCTTCCGGCTCAGAGGCTCCTATTTCGTGCTGTCGACCATCGCCGTAGCCGAGATACTGCGGCTCGTTGCTATCAACGAGACCTGGCTCACCGGGGGCGCACAGGGGATCTTCATCTTCAGCATCCCGCGGCTCCTGGGGCTCGACGTTTTCGAACGGTCCACTCAGCTCTTCATGGCGCTGTTCTTCTTCGCGCTCGTTCTCTGCGTCACCCTGTTCGTCTCACGAGGCCGGCTTGGTTACCGGATGCGGGCGGTTCGGGAGGACGAGGAGGCGGCGCAGGCCGCCGGCATCAACCCGCAACGGGTGAAGCTCACCGCTTTCGCCCTCTCGGGAGCGTTGACCGGCCTGGGTGGCGCCTTCTACGCCGTGTACCTGTCGTTCCTGGAGCCGCACGACATCTTCTTCCTGCCGCTTTCGGTGCAGATCGCGCTCACCGCGATCATCGGCGGACGTGGCACGATCTGGGGTCCGTTCGCAGGCGCGCTACTGCTGGTCCTCTCCCGCGAGATGTTCCGCGGCGTCTTCGACCAGGCGAACCTGCTCATCTACGGGGTGCTCATCCTGGTCGTGGTGCTGTTCGCTCCGCGGGGCATGCTGGGCGAACTGGCCCGAGCGGCAGTCAGGAGGCGCTATGCCGGCGATTCTCGAGGCTGA